A stretch of the Channa argus isolate prfri chromosome 9, Channa argus male v1.0, whole genome shotgun sequence genome encodes the following:
- the nup62l gene encoding nucleoporin 62 like gives MSAGFNFGQPSGGFTFGTPKTTAAAPGTSFGLASSTPAAPGGGFTFGTPTPTTTNSTGTLSFGTQAKSTPAGGGFSFGTATTFGPGTTPQTAATTGFTLSSTAAPAPGSGFTLGGGLSAQTTAAAPTGGGFTFGTPSQTQPQPAAAAAATSVATATTAPGGLSFGNFSFGATKVQVTTAAAPTAVQQPTAATTGGGFSFGTSAPSNLTLSTQPQPASIAAATTGQGGGFPFGIKPSLTPAPPAQTQSTPASGPSLFAAPIATTAAATATGAGFMLGANAAVSTGAATTPAAGGSLSFMLKPLGATTTASAPASTATTAATTTAAAPTFLLGLKPTSGTSITTTTTATAITTTTAPPVMTYAQLEGLINKWSLELEDQERHFLQQATQVNAWDRMLVENGEKITALHKEMEKVKLDQRRLNQELDFILSQQKELEDLLSPLEESVKEQSGTIYMQNADEERERTYKLAENVDAQLKRMSQDLKEIIEHLNTSSGPADTSDPLQQICKILNAHMDSLQWIDQNSVLLQRRVEEVSKLCDNQRKEQEKTFRLTFE, from the exons ATGAGTGCTGGGTTTAACTTTGGACAGCCCTCTGGGGGGTTCACCTTCGGAACTCCGAAGACAACGGCCGCAGCTCCCGGCACCAGCTTTGGGCTGGCGAGCTCCACGCCTGCAGCCCCCGGTGGTGGCTTCACCTTCGGCACCCCCACTCCAACCACTACCAACTCTACCGGCACTCTTAGCTTTGGCACCCAAGCAAAGAGCACCCCAGCCGGCGGAGGCTTCTCGTTTGGGACCGCCACCACATTTGGCCCGGGAACGACTCCTCAAACCGCAGCAACAACAGGGTTCACTTTAAGCTCTACAGCAGCTCCAGCACCGGGGTCAGGGTTCACCTTGGGCGGCGGTTTGTCCGCACAGACCACCGCTGCCGCGCCTACAGGAGGGGGCTTTACCTTTGGGACTCCTTCCCAGACTCAACctcagcctgctgctgctgctgctgcaacatctgtAGCAACAGCGACTACAGCACCAGGTGGGCTCTCGTTTGGTAATTTCAGCTTTGGAGCCACTAAGGTCCAAGTGACCACAGCTGCAGCGCCTACAGCTGTACAACAGCCTACAGCTGCTACAACAGGTGGAGGCTTCAGCTTTGGCACCAGTGCTCCCTCCAACCTCACCTTGAGCACCCAGCCCCAGCCAGCCTCCATTGCTGCTGCTACAACAGGGCAGGGTGGAGGATTTCCCTTTGGAATTAAACCTTCATTaaccccagctcctcctgcgcAGACGCAATCAACACCAGCTTCAGGTCCATCTCTCTTTGCTGCACCTATTGCTacaactgctgctgccacagcaACTGGTGCAGGCTTTATGCTGGGTGCAAATGCCGCTGTAAGCACTGGTGCTGCAACAACCCCAGCAGCTGGTGGAAGTTTATCTTTTATGCTTAAACCTCTAGGGGCAACTACCACTGCCTCTGCGCCTGCATCTACTGCCACAACTGCAGCCACCACAACAGCCGCTGCCCCAACCTTTTTGCTGGGACTCAAACCAACATCTGGCACAAGTATCACAACTACTACTACAGCAACGGCGATCACTACAACCACTGCACCTCCGGTGATGACCTATGCCCAGTTAGAGGGTCTCATTAACAAATGGAGTCTTGAGCTTGAGGACCAAGAGAGACATTTTTTGCAGCAGGCAACTCAGGTGAATGCCTGGGATCGCATGCTAGTGGAGAATGGTGAGAAGATCACAGCCCTCCATAAAGAGATGGAGAAGGTGAAGCTAGACCAGAGAAGGTTGAACCAGGAGCTGGATTTCATCCTATCCCAACAGAAGGAGCTGGAGGACCTACTCAGCCCGCTTGAGGAGTCTGTGAAAGAGCAGAGTGGAACTATTTACATGCAGAATGCAGACGAAGAGCGTGAAAGAACCTACAAGCTTGCAGAGAACGTGGACGCACAGCTGAAAAGAATGTCGCAGGATCTGAAAGAGATCATCGAGCACCTGAACACATCCAGTGGCCCAGCGGACACCAGTGATCCA CTTCAGCAGATCTGTAAAATCCTTAACGCCCACATGGATTCGCTTCAGTGGATCGATCAGAATTCCGTTCTGCTTCAGAGACGAGTGGAGGAAGTGTCCAAACTGTGTGACAACCAGCGCAAGGAGCAGGAGAAAACCTTTCGTTTAACATTTGAGTAA
- the pdk1 gene encoding pyruvate dehydrogenase (acetyl-transferring) kinase isozyme 1, mitochondrial translates to MRILRFLRSSVSIGKDIDYYSKFSPSPLSMKQFLDFGSENACEKTSFAFLRQELPVRLANIMKEINLLPDKLLRTPSVQLVQSWYMQSFEEILDFKDKNADDDKVTYDFTDAVIKIRNRHNDVIPTMAQGLAEYKETYGTDPVVSQNVQYFLDRFYMSRISIRMLLNQHTLLFGGKVKVNPAHPKQIGSIDPHCHVSEVIKDAYENARNLCDRYYMNSPELILEEFNAKEQGKHINVVYVPSHLYHMMFELFKNAMRATMEFCGDALEHPPIHTQVALGSEDLTVKVRDRGGGVPLRKIDRLFTYTYSTAPRPTIDGSRAAPLAGYGHGLPISRLYARYFQGDLKLYSLEGYGTDAVIYIRALSTESIERLPVYNKSAWKHYKTMHEADDWCVPSKEPKDMTTFRSF, encoded by the exons ATGAGGATTTTAAGGTTTCTGAGGAGCAGCGTGTCCATAGGAAAGGACATAGACTATTACTCCAAATTTTCACCTTCCCCTCTTTCCATGAAGCAGTTTCTGGATTTTG GCTCAGAAAATGCATGTGAGAAAACCTCATTTGCCTTCCTCAGACAGGAGTTACCTGTGAGGTTGGCAAACATCATGAAAGAGATCAACTTGTTGCCAGACAAATTGCTGAGGACTCCATCAGTCCAGCTGGTGCAGAGCTG GTACATGCAAAGCTTTGAAGAGATTCTTGacttcaaagacaaaaatgcagaTGATGACAAAGTCACATATga TTTCACAGATGCTGTGATAAAAATCAGAAATCGACACAATGATGTCATTCCTACAATGGCTCAGGGGCTCGCAGAGTACAAAGAGACATATGGCACAGACCCGGTCGTCAGCCAAAATGTTCAGTATTTCCTAGATCGTTTCTACATGAGCAGGATATCTATCAGGATGCTGCTCAACCAGCACA cTCTTCTCTTTGGTGGGAAGGTGAAGGTGAACCCTGCACATCCCAAACAGATCGGCAGTATTGATCCACACTGTCATGTCAGTGAGGTCATTAAAg ATGCCTATGAAAATGCCAGAAACCTTTGTGACCGGTATTACATGAACTCTCCTGAGCTGATACTGGAGGAGTTCAATG CCAAAGAGCAGGGAAAGCACATCAATGTGGTCTATGTTCCATCTCATTTATATCATATGATGTTTGAGCTATTTAAG AATGCTATGCGGGCTACCATGGAGTTCTGCGGAGATGCTCTAGAGCATCCTCCCATCCACACACAGGTTGCTCTGGGAAGTGAAGATCTGACAGTCAAA GTGAGGGATCGTGGCGGAGGTGTGCCACTGCGTAAGATCGACAGGCTGTTCACCTACACGTACTCTACAGCTCCTCGACCCACCATTGATGGTTCACGTGCTGCTCCTCTG GCTGGTTACGGGCATGGCCTGCCTATCTCTCGACTATATGCGCGGTACTTTCAAGGGGACCTGAAGCTGTACTCGCTGGAGGGCTATGGGACTGATGCTGTTATCTACATTCGG GCACTCTCCACAGAGTCCATCGAGAGGCTCCCTGTGTACAACAAGTCTGCATGGAAACACTACAAGACAATGCATGAAGCTGACGACTGGTGCGTCCCAAGCAAAGAGCCCAAGGACATGACAACATTTCGTAGTTTTTAG